The proteins below are encoded in one region of Oncorhynchus masou masou isolate Uvic2021 chromosome 15, UVic_Omas_1.1, whole genome shotgun sequence:
- the LOC135556516 gene encoding peptidyl-prolyl cis-trans isomerase FKBP8-like, with translation MTDNEEVKGAGDNPEMVLSGKKSGKASLLDSGEDFEMLDDDIDDNPPPLEDAGGGTKTEEPAEDQNTGTSAPLDEWMDMLGNGQLKKKVLQAGNGPDSRPTKGQNVMIHLKTSLADGTLIEEQPELSFTLGDGDVIQALDLTVQLMEMREKALVQANAKYAYGALGSLAPDVPPNAELALEVQLVDATEAPDLELLSPQERIALAGQKRERGNVYYQRADYAFAVNSYGIALQVTESSSKVDISPEEEEELMDVKVKCLNNMAAAQLKLDHYEAALRSCVSVLAHQPDNIKALFRKGKVLALQGEYAEAIKILKKALKLEPSNKTIHAELSKLVKKHSEQKGAEQAMYKKMLGNPASGSSGMQKHQARSSWVVSWKWLFGATAVAIGGVALSVVIAARN, from the exons ATGACTGACAACGAGGAGGTGAAGGGTGCAGGGGATAACCCGGAGATGGTTCTCTCAGGGAAGAAGTCAGGGAAAGCCTCGCTGCTGGACAGTGGGGAAGACTTTGAGATGCTGGATGATGACATTGATGACAACCCTCCTCCTTTGGAAGATGCTGGGGGTGGGACTAAAACAGAGGAGCCTGCAGAGGATCAAAACACTGGCACTTCAGCTCCACTAGATGAATGGATGGATATGCTAG GTAATGGCCAGCTAAAGAAGAAAGTCCTACAGGCAGGGAATGGGCCAGACAGCAGGCCCACAAAAGGCCAGAATGTCATGATTCACCTGAAGACTTCACTGGCTGATGGGACTCTTATAGAAGAGCAACCTGAGCTCTCTTTCACTCTGGGAGATGGTGATGTCATCCAG GCTCTGGATCTCACAGTGCAGCTCATGGAAATGAGGGAGAAGGCCCTTGTCCAAGCCAATGCTAAATATGCATATGGTGCCTTGGGGAG TCTTGCCCCTGATGTGCCGCCCAATGCAGAATTGGCCCTGGAGGTCCAGCTGGTTGATGCCACTGAGGCCCCCGACCTTGAGCTCCTGTCCCCCCAAGAGAGGATCGCCCTGGCTGggcagaagagggagaggggaaatgTCTACTACCAGAGAGCGGACTATGCCTTCGCTGTTAACTCTTATGGCATCGCCCTGCAGGTCACGGAGTCCAGCTCTAAAG tGGACATTAGcccggaggaagaggaggagctgaTGGACGTGAAGGTGAAGTGTCTAAACAACATGGCAGCTGCCCAGCTCAAGTTGGATCACTATGAAGCAGCACTACGGTCCTGCGTTTCAGTACTGGCCCACCAGCCAGACAACATAAAAGCCCTATTCCGCAAAGGCAAG GTATTGGCCTTGCAAGGGGAATATGCTGAAGCTATAAAGATTTTGAAGAAGGCCCTGAAGTTGGAACCAAGTAACAAG ACCATCCATGCAGAACTCTCCAAGCTGGTGAAGAAGCACTCGGAGCAAAAAGGCGCAGAGCAGGCCATGTACAAGAAGATGCTAGGCAACCCAGCCAGCGGCAGCAGCGGCATGCAGAAACACCAGGCCAGGTCGTCATGG GTTGTCAGCTGGAAATGGCTCTTCGGTGCCACTGCAGTAGCCATTGGAGGTGTCGCCTTGTCAGTTGTCATAGCTGCCAGAAATTAG